One window of Selenomonas ruminantium subsp. lactilytica TAM6421 genomic DNA carries:
- a CDS encoding phage tail protein — protein MDFNSKNIISDEKFEENLLKPFVPEDFKIDLQLFGHHSGGKGVGKVLLTLGFAAIGFCNPAMFGITAAHGVSIAAGVMGAALASTVWTAINRPNMDVGGGSPDVQRFDRAQETMSSDGLIPVIYGYRKITGNQTYHQTDSEANQLHKHVVLCEGGIDGIESVCANDLLIPTEGQQEGAVFTIQNRKYEDATVELKSKYLYLTADNKTDKIYLCNKDDASGNGSFYEWQMNISSLISYINRKGEGWEAFPTATTTKYPGDLKIETKSYQKKVSIGTSADCDEKISDSQYSEYLDLWNGNIMGGNVKNVEFGRNMLKKKYGITSYSDGKFYKTITATDKGCYMNPVAVKADTVKGGTKYVFHDCEPPDNYEEVGGYPQLAWLDMHFNTSAELNGNPTVSAIIRGKKVYDMRTGKTEYSTNPALCLRDFMLSKRYGMGKWITEDDLDDDSWREAADYCDEVIEFHNSDNVVVKAKRYELNMVIDQSNSAINWLQEILANFCGYLTIAHGKFSLKIEKKEEVSYRFNDSNCSDLSVAPLRLSETPNKYSVKIIDPRNNWQSTCCLCEDFSDQKERGKIVTKEVQLNGVTSQNQALRLARFYRDYNLACPLQLSFTTGYQAMHLEPGDVVTVTYHDVFKDLPIRIAEIKETEDHKFTISGRQYNPDLYNDDLGGGISWYNYVPADADSISTERRRPGHVTDLTAVTRYRTRPDASVGYDIAVSFKLPERYDVNTAMVYYKTNSTVACDLENVPSDVSISQLGYLSGWKSAGESQGTMLIPNVHLGDEYEFMVQAKSDEGLLSSEATAPHCNCTVKPRRTVPASPQNLHYDFSDSFLFMWDDILDSDVKYYELRTDEKVGNPNGLLGRTTDRSVEVSISDRTGKAYLYAVNFQGKHSYPATCEWSYPKPNAPSYVKFEDTPRGIAIKVPSFPPGADKVRFYISGAYTADTIDSINAIYEYKGKPDVYSLKACYVDRIGEGNVSHEYSFTISPTFKSEWIDDESISLDKVDKSIAESLKKAKDTAKDLLKINESITALEKSDGEIKSTVTDLKTRTASQIKQLSNEIDINVADKLKDATSQLEIQGDKISSIVTELSKSPENCSYSSISQMKDNINMRVATKDFNGKNIINQINMTPLGTTISGDYLHITGTTKFDDDVIFGGMIKAGAITADKLSANTIALQGNQGIQGGSVLLDVSGLHVSGSRETVTFGAGGMTFADQNGNEFSNVSHMLMGVAKNGDYIKFTKPWPVTPSVIVTPQNVLTGSSEYSTSNISLKCYADEISKKGFRVHAYSEIEGAHSHSAIKDTVAWTMKRGGGPKYSWGRAENYTTTFTIYPPVTCNKVRLYCTCGMGKDAGNGNSYYRPDCGIKFDEGCDTMTVKCGGRQVYKGAFFDRQRCSQLRIGTDPYAHNSRSYNDYGYISSIDIVSVEFPVVAGQPVEITLDIAPMFCKTWPYDVYHNWAIYVNSADFDVASTEKLDGSGTAAFFVLADTNKFYTVVN, from the coding sequence GTGGATTTCAATTCAAAGAATATAATCTCTGATGAAAAATTTGAAGAAAATCTTTTGAAGCCATTTGTGCCGGAAGATTTTAAAATAGATTTACAGTTGTTTGGTCATCATAGCGGTGGTAAAGGCGTAGGCAAGGTTTTGCTTACTCTTGGCTTTGCAGCTATTGGTTTCTGTAACCCGGCCATGTTTGGTATCACGGCTGCTCATGGTGTAAGCATCGCAGCAGGTGTCATGGGCGCAGCTTTGGCATCTACGGTATGGACCGCGATTAACCGCCCCAATATGGACGTAGGAGGCGGTTCTCCGGACGTACAACGGTTTGATAGGGCACAGGAAACAATGTCCTCTGATGGCCTTATTCCCGTTATCTATGGTTATCGTAAGATAACAGGAAATCAGACCTATCATCAAACGGATAGCGAAGCAAATCAATTGCATAAACATGTTGTTTTGTGCGAAGGCGGCATTGATGGTATTGAAAGCGTATGCGCCAATGACCTGCTGATCCCAACAGAGGGACAACAGGAAGGCGCAGTATTCACGATCCAAAATCGGAAATACGAAGATGCGACGGTAGAACTTAAAAGTAAATATCTTTATTTAACCGCGGATAATAAAACAGATAAGATCTATCTTTGTAATAAAGATGATGCGAGTGGAAATGGCTCATTCTATGAATGGCAGATGAATATTTCTTCTTTGATTTCTTATATCAATCGTAAAGGTGAAGGTTGGGAAGCGTTCCCTACGGCAACTACAACGAAATATCCTGGTGACTTAAAGATTGAAACCAAGAGTTATCAGAAAAAGGTTAGCATTGGTACTTCTGCTGATTGCGATGAAAAGATATCAGATAGTCAGTATTCGGAGTATCTTGACCTTTGGAACGGAAATATCATGGGTGGCAATGTCAAGAACGTAGAATTTGGCAGGAATATGCTAAAGAAGAAATATGGCATCACAAGTTATTCTGATGGTAAGTTCTATAAGACAATTACCGCAACAGACAAAGGTTGTTATATGAATCCTGTGGCGGTCAAGGCTGATACGGTAAAAGGTGGAACAAAGTATGTATTCCATGATTGTGAACCACCGGATAACTATGAAGAAGTCGGCGGGTATCCGCAGTTGGCCTGGTTGGATATGCACTTCAATACGTCGGCAGAACTCAATGGTAATCCTACAGTATCTGCGATTATTCGCGGTAAAAAAGTATATGATATGCGAACCGGCAAGACGGAGTATTCTACGAACCCTGCTTTATGCTTGCGTGATTTTATGCTTAGTAAGCGCTATGGCATGGGCAAATGGATTACCGAAGATGACCTGGACGATGATTCCTGGCGTGAAGCTGCGGATTATTGCGATGAAGTCATTGAATTCCATAATTCAGATAACGTAGTGGTCAAGGCAAAACGCTATGAATTAAACATGGTTATTGACCAGAGTAATTCTGCTATTAACTGGTTACAAGAAATCCTTGCTAATTTCTGCGGTTATCTTACAATTGCTCATGGTAAATTCAGTCTGAAAATCGAGAAAAAAGAGGAAGTATCTTACCGGTTTAACGATAGTAATTGCTCCGATTTATCCGTGGCTCCTTTGAGATTATCGGAAACGCCGAATAAATACAGTGTGAAAATCATTGATCCACGGAATAATTGGCAATCGACGTGTTGCCTATGTGAAGATTTTTCGGATCAGAAGGAACGCGGAAAGATTGTTACTAAGGAAGTACAGTTGAACGGTGTGACTTCACAGAATCAAGCGCTGCGGTTGGCCCGGTTCTACCGAGATTATAACCTGGCTTGCCCGTTGCAGCTTAGTTTCACCACCGGCTACCAGGCTATGCACCTGGAACCGGGCGATGTAGTCACGGTAACTTATCATGATGTATTCAAGGATTTGCCTATTCGCATCGCGGAAATCAAGGAAACCGAGGACCATAAGTTTACAATCTCCGGCAGGCAGTATAACCCGGACCTTTACAATGACGATTTAGGCGGTGGCATAAGCTGGTATAACTATGTCCCTGCCGATGCTGACTCCATTTCCACGGAGCGTCGTAGACCTGGCCATGTTACCGATTTAACGGCGGTTACACGGTATAGAACGCGCCCGGACGCAAGTGTTGGCTATGACATTGCGGTGTCCTTTAAATTGCCGGAGAGATACGACGTAAATACCGCAATGGTATATTACAAGACTAATAGTACGGTAGCATGTGACTTGGAGAATGTTCCATCTGATGTATCTATCAGCCAACTTGGTTATCTGTCTGGGTGGAAATCCGCAGGGGAATCACAGGGGACAATGCTTATTCCTAATGTTCATCTTGGCGATGAATATGAATTTATGGTCCAGGCTAAGTCGGACGAGGGCCTGCTTTCATCGGAGGCCACCGCGCCCCATTGTAATTGCACCGTAAAGCCTAGAAGAACGGTCCCGGCTTCCCCACAGAATCTTCATTATGATTTCTCGGATAGCTTCTTGTTTATGTGGGACGATATTCTGGATAGCGATGTAAAATACTATGAATTACGCACTGATGAAAAAGTAGGTAATCCCAATGGACTTCTTGGGAGAACAACGGACAGGAGCGTTGAAGTTTCCATCAGTGACCGTACCGGTAAAGCGTATTTATATGCGGTGAATTTCCAAGGGAAACATTCGTATCCGGCAACGTGTGAATGGAGTTATCCGAAGCCTAATGCGCCATCCTATGTTAAGTTCGAGGATACGCCAAGAGGAATAGCCATTAAAGTTCCATCGTTCCCGCCTGGTGCAGATAAGGTAAGATTTTATATTTCCGGTGCTTATACGGCGGATACAATTGATTCAATCAATGCTATCTATGAATACAAAGGCAAGCCGGATGTTTATTCGTTGAAGGCTTGTTATGTAGACCGGATTGGCGAGGGCAATGTATCCCATGAGTATAGTTTCACGATTAGTCCTACATTTAAAAGCGAGTGGATTGACGATGAAAGCATTTCGTTGGATAAGGTTGATAAGAGCATTGCAGAATCATTGAAAAAAGCCAAGGATACTGCAAAAGACCTTCTGAAAATCAACGAGTCAATCACGGCATTGGAAAAATCTGACGGAGAAATCAAAAGTACAGTTACAGATTTAAAAACCAGGACCGCATCACAGATTAAACAGTTATCCAATGAAATTGATATTAACGTTGCAGACAAACTCAAAGATGCTACTTCTCAATTGGAAATCCAAGGAGATAAAATCAGCAGCATTGTAACCGAGTTATCGAAGTCACCGGAGAATTGCAGTTATAGTTCTATATCGCAGATGAAAGACAATATAAATATGCGAGTTGCAACGAAGGATTTCAATGGTAAAAATATTATTAATCAGATTAATATGACTCCATTGGGGACTACGATTAGCGGTGATTATCTGCATATCACCGGTACGACGAAGTTTGATGATGATGTTATCTTTGGTGGCATGATTAAGGCTGGGGCTATTACCGCAGATAAATTGAGTGCAAACACTATTGCCTTACAGGGAAATCAAGGTATACAAGGTGGCTCTGTTCTCCTTGATGTAAGCGGCCTTCATGTTTCCGGTTCGAGAGAAACAGTTACCTTTGGTGCAGGAGGCATGACCTTTGCTGACCAGAATGGTAATGAGTTTTCCAATGTTTCCCATATGCTTATGGGCGTGGCAAAGAATGGCGATTATATCAAGTTTACTAAGCCATGGCCGGTTACTCCGTCTGTCATTGTAACTCCGCAGAATGTCTTGACAGGTTCTAGTGAGTATTCAACGTCAAATATTTCTCTGAAATGCTATGCTGATGAAATAAGCAAAAAAGGTTTCCGAGTACATGCTTATTCAGAAATTGAAGGTGCTCATTCACATAGCGCAATCAAAGATACCGTCGCATGGACAATGAAACGTGGAGGTGGCCCTAAGTATTCATGGGGTAGGGCAGAAAACTATACCACTACATTTACAATTTATCCTCCTGTTACATGTAATAAAGTAAGATTGTATTGCACATGTGGCATGGGGAAAGATGCTGGAAACGGTAATAGCTATTATAGACCGGATTGTGGTATAAAGTTTGACGAAGGGTGCGATACGATGACTGTGAAATGCGGTGGTCGGCAAGTTTATAAAGGTGCTTTCTTTGATAGACAAAGATGCTCTCAATTAAGAATAGGTACAGATCCATATGCTCATAATAGTAGAAGTTATAATGATTATGGTTATATTTCATCTATAGACATTGTTTCTGTTGAATTCCCTGTCGTAGCAGGTCAACCAGTAGAAATAACACTAGATATCGCCCCAATGTTTTGTAAAACATGGCCTTACGATGTTTACCACAATTGGGCCATCTATGTTAATTCGGCTGATTTCGATGTAGCGTCCACAGAAAAACTTGATGGCTCTGGTACGGCAGCGTTTTTCGTTTTGGCCGATACGAATAAATTTTATACTGTTGTTAATTAA
- a CDS encoding phage BR0599 family protein, giving the protein MSVVLPVCMAKAKESGNPFFIELYILNLRTGITRLAACDENIEFAGATYLAVPFQRGDIARNLDTINDSVNISVADCSHEMLQFVMNGFDFRGCSATIVRIQYPESLSNPNALQLVFSGFIDEPTFSDGVLSAKINARLPEINCPNRNYRLACNSEFGDAECCMDLGKENVMVTNVQGSTITLDMDYKEDYWKDGVITVEGESRVISSSSGADIVVNVGFAHDIVGKQAEVVRGCNKTVERCKAYGNMKHYSGFPAIPFESVYR; this is encoded by the coding sequence ATGAGCGTAGTTTTACCGGTATGTATGGCTAAGGCCAAAGAAAGTGGGAACCCATTTTTCATCGAGTTATACATTTTGAACCTGCGGACCGGGATTACCCGGTTGGCTGCCTGTGATGAAAACATAGAGTTCGCCGGTGCAACTTATCTCGCAGTTCCCTTCCAGAGAGGGGACATTGCCCGGAACCTGGATACAATCAATGATTCTGTCAATATATCCGTGGCTGATTGCTCCCATGAAATGCTGCAATTCGTGATGAACGGCTTTGATTTCCGTGGTTGTTCTGCGACGATTGTCCGAATTCAGTATCCGGAAAGCCTGTCTAATCCCAACGCATTGCAGTTGGTATTCTCTGGCTTCATTGACGAGCCGACGTTTTCAGATGGTGTGTTGTCCGCGAAAATCAATGCCCGGCTCCCGGAAATCAATTGTCCGAACCGGAATTATCGTCTGGCCTGCAATAGTGAGTTTGGCGATGCAGAGTGCTGCATGGATCTGGGAAAAGAAAACGTAATGGTTACGAATGTCCAGGGAAGCACGATTACCTTGGATATGGATTACAAGGAAGATTACTGGAAAGACGGAGTAATTACCGTCGAAGGAGAGTCCAGGGTTATTTCTAGTTCCAGCGGGGCAGATATCGTTGTGAACGTTGGTTTCGCCCATGATATCGTTGGCAAGCAAGCAGAGGTTGTCCGAGGCTGCAATAAGACGGTGGAACGGTGCAAAGCATATGGAAATATGAAACATTACAGTGGATTCCCGGCTATCCCCTTTGAGAGCGTTTATAGATAA
- a CDS encoding NlpC/P60 family protein produces the protein MEDIGKYIGITHKYAGADFDKCDCFGLVQLFYKEHGWSQSFDDGKPYPTEDEYAQPKYWRRLYEYLLRNFTEVDYKDLSFGDVVVFEINGCIHLGIYLEYGKLLAMEVPAVEGESKSTIYHRGMWTQCFKYGFRRNDA, from the coding sequence ATGGAAGATATTGGAAAATACATTGGCATAACTCATAAGTATGCTGGTGCTGACTTTGATAAATGTGATTGCTTTGGCCTGGTCCAGTTGTTTTATAAGGAACATGGCTGGTCCCAGTCCTTTGACGATGGTAAGCCCTATCCAACGGAGGACGAATACGCGCAGCCTAAGTATTGGCGTAGGCTCTACGAATACCTTCTGCGGAATTTTACGGAGGTTGATTACAAGGATCTTTCCTTTGGTGACGTTGTAGTGTTTGAGATTAACGGCTGCATACACCTGGGAATTTACCTGGAATATGGCAAGCTATTGGCCATGGAGGTCCCGGCGGTAGAGGGCGAGAGTAAGTCTACGATTTACCATCGCGGTATGTGGACTCAATGCTTCAAGTATGGGTTCCGGAGAAATGACGCATGA
- a CDS encoding DUF4352 domain-containing protein has product MSLKNTLATMVSIAAIFALVGCGGPKTVQNQQVTLSLTYGDRAGVYTGEVNEQNIPNGKGKFETKNSAGQTWVYEGTFKDGHFDGQGKTTWQGINQSEEGTYSNDRLNGQGKRTFSVNGKPETYEGNFVSGIPMKAETVGLNTDVSYADWTYKVTAVKTQKSAGNKQASGQFLILTMDTQNNGQQTRQPGSGNFYVLADTSNGRIYKMDNDAPAQIRITTKNFNNPWYLSDVNPGNKANGILIVFDIPDDVNVNNLVLIPNQSQTKGDVTPIKLQM; this is encoded by the coding sequence ATGAGTTTAAAAAACACTTTAGCTACCATGGTTTCCATAGCAGCAATCTTCGCACTCGTAGGCTGTGGCGGTCCTAAGACAGTGCAGAATCAGCAAGTTACCTTATCTTTAACCTACGGAGATAGGGCAGGAGTATACACTGGGGAGGTCAATGAACAAAACATTCCCAATGGCAAGGGGAAATTTGAAACCAAGAACTCCGCTGGTCAGACCTGGGTATATGAAGGCACATTTAAGGACGGTCATTTTGATGGCCAAGGTAAGACAACATGGCAAGGAATCAACCAGTCAGAAGAAGGCACATACTCCAATGACCGTTTAAACGGTCAGGGAAAAAGGACCTTTAGCGTAAATGGAAAACCGGAAACATACGAAGGTAACTTTGTATCTGGTATACCTATGAAGGCCGAAACCGTTGGCCTTAATACCGACGTTTCTTACGCCGATTGGACCTATAAAGTTACCGCCGTAAAAACACAGAAATCTGCGGGTAACAAACAGGCATCGGGCCAATTCCTTATTTTAACAATGGATACCCAGAACAATGGCCAACAAACCCGTCAGCCCGGCTCTGGTAATTTCTATGTACTTGCCGATACCAGCAATGGTAGGATTTACAAGATGGATAACGATGCTCCTGCGCAAATCCGCATAACGACCAAGAATTTTAACAATCCTTGGTATCTGTCAGATGTTAATCCTGGGAATAAAGCAAATGGAATCCTTATTGTTTTTGATATTCCAGATGATGTTAACGTCAACAATCTTGTCCTCATTCCAAATCAAAGTCAAACCAAGGGTGATGTAACTCCTATAAAATTACAAATGTAA